One Helianthus annuus cultivar XRQ/B chromosome 12, HanXRQr2.0-SUNRISE, whole genome shotgun sequence genomic region harbors:
- the LOC110893887 gene encoding NAD-dependent malic enzyme 1, mitochondrial-like: protein MSERVKKAVQEVKPDVLLGLSAVGGLFSKEILEAFRGSTSTRPAIFALSNPTTNAECTPEEAFSIVGKNIIFASGSPFKDVDLGGGEIGYSNQGNNMYLFPGIGLGTLLSGARIISDDMLQAASE from the exons ATGTCTGAGAGAGTCAAAAAAGCT GTGCAGGAAGTGAAGCCTGATGTACTCCTTGGGTTGTCTGCAGTCGGCGGCTTGTTTTCTAAAGAG ATATTAGAAGCATTTAGAGGTTCGACTTCAACCAGACCAGCAATATTTGCACTGTCGAATCCCACAACCAATG CGGAATGCACCCCTGAAGAAGCGTTTTCTATTGTCggtaaaaacattatttttgcaAGTGGAAGCCCGTTTAAGGATGTAGATCTTG GAGGTGGAGAGATCGGCTACAGCAATCAGGGAAACAATATGTATCTTTTTCCTGG CATTGGTCTAGGTACCCTTCTGTCTGGTGCTAGAATAATCTCGGACGACATGTTACAGGCTGCATCCGAGTG A